One segment of Marinobacter sediminum DNA contains the following:
- a CDS encoding AI-2E family transporter: MYAKLETRTFLAMLVGVSLAFVFLMKPFFGPIFWAVAIALIFHPVQQLLVRKLGDRPNLNALITLAICMVIVVIPVLVLVTSLIAEGVALYQQIQSGEIRPGEYIDQVNQSFPAIQHFLAQFDVSFAELRDRTVSAFVGGSQFLAKQALGFGQNTFQFFLGLALMVYLAFFLLRDGSKLVELIIHALPLGDERERLLFAKFAEVTRATVKGNLLIAIIQGALGGIIFWILGIEGALLWGVVMSIFSLLPAVGAALVWVPAAIYLAAVGDVIEAVVLTTFGVVVIGLADNLLRPLLVGRDTKLPDYIVLLSTLGGIVMFGVNGFVMGPLVAALFMAFWGIFIREFGHEAQSGKRVTKGSESADPDAG, from the coding sequence ATGTACGCAAAACTCGAAACACGGACTTTTCTGGCGATGCTGGTGGGGGTTTCCCTGGCTTTCGTGTTTCTTATGAAGCCTTTCTTCGGCCCGATCTTCTGGGCTGTGGCCATTGCGCTTATTTTTCATCCGGTCCAGCAGTTGCTGGTTCGAAAGCTGGGGGATCGGCCGAATCTTAACGCGCTGATCACGCTTGCGATCTGCATGGTCATTGTGGTGATCCCGGTGCTTGTCCTGGTGACGTCGCTTATTGCAGAGGGAGTGGCTCTGTATCAGCAGATCCAGAGCGGAGAAATCCGCCCCGGAGAATACATAGATCAGGTGAACCAGTCGTTCCCGGCGATACAGCATTTTCTGGCTCAGTTTGACGTCAGTTTTGCGGAACTGAGGGATCGTACCGTCAGCGCCTTTGTTGGCGGTAGTCAGTTCCTGGCAAAGCAGGCGCTTGGCTTTGGCCAGAATACGTTTCAGTTTTTCCTTGGGCTTGCGCTGATGGTCTACCTTGCCTTTTTCCTTTTGCGGGACGGCAGCAAGCTGGTGGAGCTTATTATTCATGCCTTGCCGCTAGGCGATGAACGGGAGCGCCTGTTGTTCGCGAAGTTCGCCGAAGTGACTCGCGCAACCGTAAAGGGCAATCTGTTGATTGCGATTATTCAGGGCGCGTTGGGGGGCATTATTTTCTGGATTCTTGGAATCGAGGGAGCCCTGCTTTGGGGTGTGGTGATGTCGATCTTCTCCCTGTTACCTGCGGTGGGCGCCGCGTTGGTGTGGGTGCCCGCAGCGATTTATCTGGCGGCTGTCGGAGATGTGATTGAAGCCGTGGTACTGACGACTTTCGGGGTCGTGGTCATTGGTCTCGCGGACAATTTGCTGCGCCCTCTGCTGGTTGGCAGGGATACCAAGCTGCCTGACTATATTGTGCTGCTGTCGACACTGGGTGGCATTGTTATGTTCGGTGTGAATGGTTTTGTTATGGGCCCTCTTGTGGCGGCTCTCTTCATGGCGTTCTGGGGTATATTCATTCGTGAGTTCGGACATGAAGCTCAGTCAGGGAAGCGTGTCACAAAAGGCTCGGAGAGTGCGGACCCCGACGCCGGTTAA
- a CDS encoding peptidoglycan-binding domain-containing protein codes for MRKATNPLSRLAIAAGAAFMLGLAPAAYADETVALKNALYGAGYSITNVSPEMDDATRSALTKFQNDNGLQATGILNDETKEALGMISVQVAAASSASAGANTDSSTSVEAQSAAPAEPEADAEEEAIEEDDDGGWSLW; via the coding sequence ATGAGAAAAGCGACCAACCCTCTGAGCCGTCTCGCAATTGCAGCCGGCGCCGCTTTTATGCTGGGGCTTGCGCCCGCAGCCTATGCAGATGAAACCGTTGCTCTCAAGAATGCGCTTTATGGAGCGGGGTACAGCATCACGAATGTCAGTCCCGAGATGGACGATGCGACCCGCTCGGCTCTGACGAAGTTTCAGAACGATAACGGCCTGCAGGCAACCGGGATTCTCAATGACGAAACCAAAGAAGCCCTGGGGATGATTTCGGTTCAGGTCGCTGCAGCATCCTCTGCATCGGCTGGGGCCAATACGGACTCAAGCACCTCCGTGGAAGCTCAGTCCGCAGCTCCCGCAGAGCCGGAAGCTGACGCCGAGGAAGAGGCTATTGAAGAAGATGATGACGGTGGCTGGTCACTTTGGTAA